The following DNA comes from Solidesulfovibrio fructosivorans JJ].
GACGGGCCCGCGTCATCTTGCAGACGCGGACCCGTCCCATACGCCGACGCGGACCCGATCAGACCTTACGACGACGCTGCCCCGATCAGACCCAGACCTTCGTAAGGAACCCGTTCCTGTCGGCTGGGCGGAGAAGACGATAGGAAGCGCGGAAGGCCGAAGCCTTCATCCAAATGTTTAAATGTTTACGTGTGATTCCGTCTACGCACACGAGAGGCCCGTCGCCTAAGCGGTTTTGCGCATCGCCCGTTGTAGGTGCGAAGCGTATAAGCGCGGAGTACCTAAACAAGCTCTGTAGGTGCGCGCGTGACGCGAGTGTATCCATTCAATCGACAACACGGCTTGCCCGGTTTCGCGGTGCAACTCAAGATACGGTCGGAGCTCGAGTAAGCAAACTCCTCACCCGCCATGGCCACAGCGTTGTGACTTTTCAATGGGCCGGGGCTTGGGCGCGTCTGAAGCTTGCGCCCGATCCTCTCATTCTGCCCATCACCGCCAAAATTATTATTGTTGTGAACTAGCCGGCGCAAAAACCAACACCTCTCCCCAGGGCGCGCGTGTGGTCATGACGGCCTTTTTCCCGGCCAGACAGGCCGCGGCGGCCGGGGATTCCATGACCACCGCCACGTCGAACCGGTCCACCAGCCGGCGCAGGGAAGGGCATTGGCGCATGTCGTAGCCTTCGCCGTCAAGGACGGTTGTTGGCGCGTCCTCGCCCATGACCAGCCAGTGCTGCCTGTGCCCGTAAAAAAGGATCGGGTAGACCCAGCTGTCCTTGCCGGCGATGAGCAGCCCCCGGCCGCCGGGATAGAGTCCCCGGGACAGGTAGTCGAGCAAGAGCGGGCCGTGAAAATAGGCGTCGTAGACGCCGCGGCGGCCGCCTGGACGGTCGAAAAGCGACGCCTCGAAGGGCGGATCGACCTTTGGCAGATATGTGGCGTCCATAATCGGTCGGTCCTGGTTGGCCAGGGTCGCCGCGCCGAGGGTCAAAACAGCCACGGCGAGGGCCGGCAGCCGGATCCATTTTCGGTCATGCCACCAGCCTTTGCCGGTGGCCAGGGCGGGGGCGCTTGCCGCGAAAAAAAGCGTCAGAAAGCGGTTGTTGAAGGAAAACCAGGTGATCGTGGCGCAAAGGGCCAGGAAAAAGGCCCACTGGGAGGCGGCGGCCAGTCGGGCAAGCGTATCGTGTCGGCGAAAAAGGGCCAGCAGGGCGCAGGGTATGATGAGCAAGGCTCCGAGCGGGCCGAAGCCCGCCGAATCCTCGCGCAGGGCGTTACCCGGGGCGAAATAGGCGTTATAGGCCATGGTCGCGCCCGGTCCCTTGCCTGGGCCGTAAAGGGCCGTGTGGAGGTCGTGGCGGGCCGTGAACCACCATTCCCCCGGAATATCGACGAGATTGAGGGCGTATCGGGTGAGGTTCGCCGCCGCGCCCCGCAACCCGTCATGGTTTTCATGTCTGGCCACGGCCTGGCGCGGACCGAAGGCGTCGCCGTAGCGGGTCAGGTTGATCCACTGGCTGCCAAGGCTGAGGGCCAGGATAACGAGTATGCCCAGGAGGCCGAATGCCAGGCGCAGGGGAGCCCGTTGCGCCCAGTTTCGCGCCATTTTGGCCAGTTCCCGGCGCCGCGCGATGAAAAGGAGCACGGTGAGCGTGCCTCCGAAGAAGGCGAAATGGGTCTTGGTCGAAAGTCCGTAGCAGGCGCAGATGACGAAAAAGGCCAGGCTGCCGGGACCGAAACGATCGAGGAGCCGGGCCGCGCCCAGCAGGCAGGCCACGGCCATGGCCGCCGCGCCGATGTCGTTTTTGGTGGACGTGGCTTCCAGGGGCAAAAGCGTCAGCGAGGCGATGATGAGCGCCGCGCGCAGGGCGAAACGGGTGTTGCCGTGGCGTCTGGCCAGGGAAAAGCTCCCCGTGATGATGGTCAGGTAGGAGAGCAGGGAAAAAATGGCGATGGCCCGGTCCGTGTGGTAGCGCAGGAAGAACCAGTGGAGCAGGTCGAAGCCCGGGCTGAAGGACACCTGCCGGAAGGTGTTGATATGCTCTGGTGCCAGGGTGTTTTCCCGCATCATGATGCACACCCGGGCCAGATTGTAGGTCATGGAATCCCAGTTGGCCGGCGGGGCGATCCAGACCGTCAACGCCAGCAGGGCGCAGGCGACAGTCAATATCCAGGCGCTGCCGGATGTGGCGGCGACGCGGCCGGCGGCGCGAAGATCCGGGAAAAATCGCCTCTTGCCACAGCGCAGGGCATAGGCGAAAAAGACGGCCGCGGCCGCATCCAGGAGCCAGGGGAAGCGGGCCAGGCCCAAGGCGAAAAAAAGCTGGACGACGATCCCCAACCCGGCCAACGTCAGGGCCAGCGCGCGCGTCAGCGCCTCGCCGATGCCGTACGCCGGGTCCTGCAGCCTGTACCAGGAAACAAAAACGCAGCCCAATGCGGCCAGCAAGAAAAGGGCGATGCAACTTTCGAGCATGGACCCCCCGCAGAACCTGCGCCGGAAAGCCAGGACGCGGCCAAGGGATGTTTCAGGAACGACGCGATCGGAAAGAAACAGGCTCACGCATGCATGGCGGAACGTTGCACGCAACAGTGCAAGCCCGGAATCGGGACAAGCGGTCCTTGCCAAACGCCGGCATCGGCATTATCTGACTCCCTCCCTCATTTCAACCCTCGCTGGAAGCGCCCAATATGTCTGAGCGAACACCGCATATATCACTTCCCCTTGAGCGGCTTGTGCCCCGCGTCCTCGACATCTCACCCGAAGAGATCGAGGCGTGGCCCGAGGACGCCAGGAATCTCGCCGTGGCCGTGGCCGCCGAACTATTTCTCGTACGCGCCAACCCTTTCATCAATCCCGACGACGTCAAGGCGTCCGTGGAGAAGCGTCTGGCCGGGGCCAACCCCAAGGCCTGGGGCGACTACCCGCGCCTGATCAAAAAGGCTTACAAGGCCTTTTGGGACGTCTACGAATCGGACAGGCGGTTCCGGGAAAACCTGGTCGAGCGCTTGCGCCGTTTTCTGCCGCCCGAAGACGTGGTCACCGCCGCCCACTCCCTGGTCGAGTGCTCCACCGACGCCACGGATTTGCGCATGGAGATGCCGATCTGCATGCTCCTGCCCGAAACCGCCGACCATATCCGCCAGATTCTGCGTCTGGCCTACGAGCTGGAATTCGCCATCATTCCGCGCGGCGGGGGCTCGGGACTGACCGGCGGGGCCGTGCCGGCCCACAGGCGTTCTGTCATCCTCAGCCTCTCCAAGTTCAAAAAAATTCTGGCCATCGACAAGGAAGCCAAGACCCTTTGCGCCCAGACCGGCGTCATCACCATGCAGGCCATCAAGGCGGCCGCGGCCAAGGGGTTGCTTTTCACCGTGGACCCGGCTTCCAAGGCGGCCTCGTCGCTTGGCGGCAATATCGCCGAGAACGCCGGCGGTCCGTTCGCCTTCGAGTACGGCACCACCCTCGACAACATTATCAGCTACAAGATGGTCGAGGCCACGGGCGAGATCATCGAGGTGCGCCGGGTCAATCACCCGCGCCACAAGATCCGCCCCGAGGAAACGGCGGAATTCGAGATTCTCGATGGGGAAGGCAACGTACGCGACGTGGTGCGCCTGCCCGGGGGGGACATCCGCGCCCCCAATCTCGGCAAGGACGTGTCCAACAAGTACCTCGGCGGGCTTCCGGGCGTGCAGAAAGAGGGCGTGGACGGTATCATCACCGAGGCCTGTTTCGCCCTGTACCCCATCCCCAAGTATTCGCGCACGCTGTGCCTGGAGTTTTTCGGGCGGTCGATGAAGACCGCCATGTGCGTCATCCGCGACGTGGTGGGGCTTCGCAACCGTATCCGCGAGGAAGGCGACGCGGTCAAGATTTCGGCCTTGGAGGAGTTCAACTCCAAGTATGTCAAGGCGATCAATTACGCCAAAAAGTCCTCGCAGTATGAGGGCGACCCGATTTCGGTGCTGCTGCTCCAGCTCGACTCCGACGACGAGGACGCGCTCATGCGCGCGGCGGCCGACATCGTGGACATCGTCGATCCGTACGACAATGTGGACGTCTTCGAGGCCAAGGACGCCAAGACGGCGGAGTTGTACTGGGAGGACCGGCACAAACTGTCGGCCATCTCCAAGCGTACCTCGGGATTCAAGATCAACGAGGACGTGGTCATTCCGCTGTCCGTGGTGCCGGAATTCGCGGAGTTTCTGGAGGACTTGAACCTCCACTGCATCGCCCGCGCCTACCGCACGGCCCTGCAAAACGCCAGCCGGCTGCCCGGCATTTCGGCTTCGGACGAGTTCGTGGCCATGGAGCTGGAATTTTGCGACCGGGTGCTGCGCGGCAAGATTTCGGGTCGGGAGCTGTCGGATTCGGAAGTGGAGGTGCAGACCCACTATTTCTTCACCGACCTGGCCTCGCGCTATCCCCGGCTCAAGGACCAACTCGCCGCCATCCACACCGAGATGACCGCCACCCGCATCGAGGTGGCGAGCCACATGCATGCCGGCGACGGCAACTGCCACGTCAACATCCCGGTCAATTCCAACGATCCTGAGATGATGCGCCAGGCCTGGGAAGCGGCGGAAAAGGTCTTTGAAAAGGTGACCGGGCTTGGCGGCGCGGTTTCTGGCGAGCACGGCATCGGCATCACCAAGATCGCCTTTTTGGACGAGGCCAAGATCGAGGCGCTTCGGGCCTACAAGAAGCGGGTGGACCCGAAGAACATCATTAACCCGGGCAAGCTGACCACCCGGACGCTGCGGGTCGAGCCCTACACCTTTTCGTTCAACAGGCTCATCCGCGACATCAAAAAGACCGCGTTGCCGGACAAGGATACGCTGATTTCGATTCTAAGCGGCATTCAGTTTTGCAACCGTTGCGGCAAATGCAAGCAGGTCTGCCCCATGTTCGCCCCGGAACATGGCATGCTCTATCACCCGCGCAACAAGAACATCGCCATCGGGGCGCTGATCGAGGCCATCTACTATTCCCAGATCAGCCACGGCGAACCCGACCCGGCGCTTTTGGACAAGCTGCGCAAGCTGGTCGACCATTGCACGGCCTGCGGCAAGTGCACGAGCGTGTGCCCGGTGAAAATCGAGTCCGGCCAGGTGGCTCTCGGGCTGCGCAATTTCCTCGACCAGCAGGGTTGCGGCGGCCATCCCATCAAGCACAAAATTCTGTCCTACCTCGTGGAGGACGTGGAGAACCGCGCGCCCAAGGCGGCCAAGCTCGCGGCCTACGGCCAGCAGTTCCACAACAAGGTCATGCCGCTTTTGCCCCGGTTCTGGCGCAACCGCATCGAGAACCCCGGCCTGCGCGGCCCCAACCCGAATCTCGGGCTGCGCAACCTGGAGGAGCGGCTCGATCTCGACAAGGGCTCCATCTTCATTCCCCAGGAAGGACGCGAGGCCCCGGAAACCGTGCTGTATTTCCCGGGCTGCGGCGCGGCGCTTTTTTCCAGCGCCATCGGCATGGCCGCCATCCATCTGTTGCTTCGGGCCGAAGTGGCGGTGCTCGTGCCCCATCGGCACCTGTGCTGCGGCTATCCGCTTCTGGCCGCCGGCATGGGCGAGGCCTACCGGCAGAACCGGGAGCACAACCGGGCCGCTTTGGCCGCGCTTTTGGCCGAGGCCGAATCGCTTGGCCTCTCCCCGGCCTAT
Coding sequences within:
- a CDS encoding ArnT family glycosyltransferase, whose amino-acid sequence is MLESCIALFLLAALGCVFVSWYRLQDPAYGIGEALTRALALTLAGLGIVVQLFFALGLARFPWLLDAAAAVFFAYALRCGKRRFFPDLRAAGRVAATSGSAWILTVACALLALTVWIAPPANWDSMTYNLARVCIMMRENTLAPEHINTFRQVSFSPGFDLLHWFFLRYHTDRAIAIFSLLSYLTIITGSFSLARRHGNTRFALRAALIIASLTLLPLEATSTKNDIGAAAMAVACLLGAARLLDRFGPGSLAFFVICACYGLSTKTHFAFFGGTLTVLLFIARRRELAKMARNWAQRAPLRLAFGLLGILVILALSLGSQWINLTRYGDAFGPRQAVARHENHDGLRGAAANLTRYALNLVDIPGEWWFTARHDLHTALYGPGKGPGATMAYNAYFAPGNALREDSAGFGPLGALLIIPCALLALFRRHDTLARLAAASQWAFFLALCATITWFSFNNRFLTLFFAASAPALATGKGWWHDRKWIRLPALAVAVLTLGAATLANQDRPIMDATYLPKVDPPFEASLFDRPGGRRGVYDAYFHGPLLLDYLSRGLYPGGRGLLIAGKDSWVYPILFYGHRQHWLVMGEDAPTTVLDGEGYDMRQCPSLRRLVDRFDVAVVMESPAAAACLAGKKAVMTTRAPWGEVLVFAPASSQQ
- a CDS encoding FAD-binding and (Fe-S)-binding domain-containing protein, with protein sequence MSERTPHISLPLERLVPRVLDISPEEIEAWPEDARNLAVAVAAELFLVRANPFINPDDVKASVEKRLAGANPKAWGDYPRLIKKAYKAFWDVYESDRRFRENLVERLRRFLPPEDVVTAAHSLVECSTDATDLRMEMPICMLLPETADHIRQILRLAYELEFAIIPRGGGSGLTGGAVPAHRRSVILSLSKFKKILAIDKEAKTLCAQTGVITMQAIKAAAAKGLLFTVDPASKAASSLGGNIAENAGGPFAFEYGTTLDNIISYKMVEATGEIIEVRRVNHPRHKIRPEETAEFEILDGEGNVRDVVRLPGGDIRAPNLGKDVSNKYLGGLPGVQKEGVDGIITEACFALYPIPKYSRTLCLEFFGRSMKTAMCVIRDVVGLRNRIREEGDAVKISALEEFNSKYVKAINYAKKSSQYEGDPISVLLLQLDSDDEDALMRAAADIVDIVDPYDNVDVFEAKDAKTAELYWEDRHKLSAISKRTSGFKINEDVVIPLSVVPEFAEFLEDLNLHCIARAYRTALQNASRLPGISASDEFVAMELEFCDRVLRGKISGRELSDSEVEVQTHYFFTDLASRYPRLKDQLAAIHTEMTATRIEVASHMHAGDGNCHVNIPVNSNDPEMMRQAWEAAEKVFEKVTGLGGAVSGEHGIGITKIAFLDEAKIEALRAYKKRVDPKNIINPGKLTTRTLRVEPYTFSFNRLIRDIKKTALPDKDTLISILSGIQFCNRCGKCKQVCPMFAPEHGMLYHPRNKNIAIGALIEAIYYSQISHGEPDPALLDKLRKLVDHCTACGKCTSVCPVKIESGQVALGLRNFLDQQGCGGHPIKHKILSYLVEDVENRAPKAAKLAAYGQQFHNKVMPLLPRFWRNRIENPGLRGPNPNLGLRNLEERLDLDKGSIFIPQEGREAPETVLYFPGCGAALFSSAIGMAAIHLLLRAEVAVLVPHRHLCCGYPLLAAGMGEAYRQNREHNRAALAALLAEAESLGLSPAYCLTSCGTCREALEEHDLVTLRPDLAHMDVTQFLLDRLEFPAGEDKSPILYHAACHSEWAGVAKNKAAGMYMAALRKVTGRPVELSRNCCGESGMGAMTTPAIYNRLRERKRITLAEDLAEASEAMPILVGCPSCKMGISRILSEMHDKHPVMHTLEYLAEALDGPKWKKVLRKNVKAARVRG